The Penaeus vannamei isolate JL-2024 chromosome 39, ASM4276789v1, whole genome shotgun sequence genome window below encodes:
- the Not11 gene encoding CCR4-NOT transcription complex subunit 11 — MALTANELTTLLGILSEETTESATLEQIIHQIYQNFTKQDYFKLGTALVFLLQQPDLLPSPAQRLCAVTILHELYRGEPPPNNPFLPVFVNILHPPDNLSKGTGKKLEYAGQLPKFSQSEIAFLSSLITDKNSKELLKRTASQVMSLDVTNHQPTDTTSLRLSLAELIAERSDIAKSAIPVVYSHPQLSQSPGHLSDAEQVKRTCEALLCGPTPTLAQQYFTPEIIRLTPPIHVAEDELVWITSVDKAEHKILYDSSMCVLSGGDVEAKRLMAKAFKETLSLPQQQHLLAELDKDPKMVYHTGLTPPKLPDLVEHNPLIAIEVLLKLMQSSQITEYFSVLVNMEMSLHSMEVVNRLTTAVELPSEFVHLYISNCISTCETIKDRYMQNRLVRLVCVFLQSLIRNKIINVQELFIEVQAFCIEFSRIREAAALFRLLKQLDSGDTQPAQEPASKK, encoded by the exons atggctCTTACTGCTAATGAATTAACGACGTTACTTGG AATTTTGTCTGAAGAAACAACAGAGTCTGCCACTCTAGAACAAATTATACATCAGATTTACCAGAATTTCACTAAACAAGATTATTTTAAGT TGGGAACAGCACTGGTGTTCCTACTACAGCAGCCAGATCTTCTCCCGAGTCCTGCACAGCGGCTCTGTGCTGTGACCATTTTACATGAATTATATCGGGGAGAACCACCTCCAAATAACCCATTTTTACCAGTCTTTGTAAATATTTTG CATCCTCCAGATAATTTGTCTAAAGGGACAGGGAAAAAATTGGAGTATGCAGGTCAGCTTCCCAAATTCTCACAGTCAGAGATTGCCTTCCTCTCGTCCCTTATCacagataaaaatagcaaagag TTGTTAAAAAGAACTGCATCACAAGTTATGAGTTTGGATGTGACAAACCACCAACCCACCGACACAACATCCCTCAGACTAAGCTTGGCCGAACTCATAGCGGAACGGTCGGACATAGCCAAAAGTGCGATTCCGGTTGTCTACTCACACCCACAGCTCTCACAGAGTCCAGG ACACCTCAGTGATGCAGAGCAGGTGAAAAGAACATGCGAAGCTTTACTTTGCGGACCCACACCTACATTAGCTCAGCAATATTTTACGCCAGAAATCATAAGACTAACACCTCCAATTCACGTTGCTGAGGATGAG CTTGTCTGGATTACATCAGTAGACAAAGCGGAACATAAAATCCTCTACGATTCGAGCATGTGTGTCCTCAGTGGAGGGGACGTTGAAGCAAAGCGTCTAATGGCCAAAGCATTCAAGGAGACCCTGTCTTTGCCACAGCAACAGCACCTCCTAGCGGAACTGGACAAAGACCCTAAAATGGTTTATCACACAGGGCTTACGCCACCGAAG TTACCAGACTTGGTGGAACACAACCCCCTAATAGCCATAGAAGTCCTCCTGAAACTCATGCAGTCCAGTCAAATAACAGAATATTTCAGCGTTCTTGTCAATATGGAAATGTCCTTGCACTCCATGGAAGTCGTAAACAG ATTAACAACTGCAGTCGAACTTCCTTCAGAATTTGTGCACTTGTACATCAGCAACTGCATTAGCACTTGTGAGACCATAAAAGATCGCTACATGCAGAACAGACTGGTtcgacttgtgtgtgtgttcttacagtCTCTCATCCGTAATAAGATAATTAATGTCCAG gaaCTATTCATTGAAGTTCAGGCTTTCTGCATTGAATTCAGCCGCATACGCGAGGCGGCAGCTCTCTTCAGATTATTGAAACAGCTTGACTCAGGGGACACGCAACCGGCGCAAGAGCCAGCCAGTAAGAAGTGA